One Yimella lutea DNA window includes the following coding sequences:
- a CDS encoding branched-chain amino acid ABC transporter permease, giving the protein MRSAVTTVRGNPLLRHLLLGLLAAALVILVMESVDPFRQGQLAMMAYYAIAAGGLTILTGLNGQLSLGHGAFMAIGAYTTALLLQDREGALPTLLIIALSALAATVIGAVVGVAAARLHGPYIAGATLALAVAVPALALHFSETLGGEQGLSVMVPEVPKLADDALYFLTGTETTPSEWVAYSGWFLLIFVYILLANLSSSRVGRRWRAVRDDEVAASLAGINLGRDRVIAFVVSAACAGIAGALLALANRLAAPGSFSLTLSLTLLSAVVLGGLGSLTGALLGSGLLALLPNFATNAGTSAGLTDIQAAQLAPLIIGLTTMLVILLMPGGIVGGIRKLWARRPGRGGGPGAAADTPTVEADSAHPQDTGKHSSAPGAAPASRAPHTAHRNTHH; this is encoded by the coding sequence ATGCGTTCCGCAGTGACAACCGTCCGGGGCAATCCCTTGCTCCGGCACCTGCTCCTCGGCCTGCTGGCCGCGGCCCTCGTCATCCTCGTCATGGAATCGGTCGACCCGTTCCGGCAGGGACAGCTGGCGATGATGGCGTACTACGCCATAGCGGCCGGCGGTCTGACGATCCTCACCGGCCTGAACGGTCAACTCTCCCTGGGTCACGGCGCGTTCATGGCGATCGGCGCGTACACCACGGCCTTGTTGCTGCAGGATCGCGAAGGCGCCCTGCCGACGCTGCTGATCATCGCGCTCTCGGCACTGGCCGCCACCGTGATCGGCGCCGTGGTGGGGGTCGCCGCTGCTCGTCTGCACGGTCCGTACATCGCCGGTGCCACGCTCGCGCTCGCGGTTGCCGTGCCCGCTCTTGCGCTGCATTTCTCCGAGACGCTCGGCGGTGAACAGGGCCTCAGCGTGATGGTGCCCGAGGTACCGAAACTCGCCGACGACGCGCTTTACTTCCTGACCGGCACGGAGACCACACCGTCGGAATGGGTCGCCTACTCGGGATGGTTCCTGCTGATCTTCGTCTACATCCTGCTGGCGAACCTCTCCTCCAGCCGGGTCGGACGACGCTGGCGTGCAGTGCGTGACGACGAGGTCGCCGCGTCCCTGGCCGGGATCAACCTCGGCCGCGATCGGGTCATCGCGTTCGTCGTCAGTGCGGCGTGCGCCGGAATCGCGGGCGCTCTGCTCGCCCTCGCCAACCGGCTGGCGGCTCCCGGATCGTTCTCGTTGACACTGTCGCTCACCCTGCTCAGCGCGGTCGTGCTCGGCGGTCTGGGCAGTCTGACAGGAGCCCTGCTCGGTTCCGGATTGCTGGCCCTGCTGCCCAACTTCGCGACGAACGCGGGCACTTCGGCCGGTCTGACCGACATCCAGGCGGCTCAGCTCGCACCGTTGATCATCGGTCTGACCACGATGTTGGTCATTCTGCTCATGCCCGGCGGAATCGTCGGCGGCATCAGGAAACTGTGGGCTCGACGTCCGGGTCGTGGCGGTGGTCCCGGCGCAGCCGCGGACACCCCGACCGTGGAAGCCGACTCGGCCCACCCCCAGGACACCGGGAAGCACTCATCAGCTCCCGGAGCGGCGCCGGCCTCCCGCGCACCGCACACCGCACACCGCAATACCCACCACTGA
- a CDS encoding branched-chain amino acid ABC transporter permease: MQQFVTTILNGITMGAVYSAFALALVLIWRSTRIVNFAQAPMAMVTTYVAMNLIERGMNYWIAFIAALVAGFLLGAFVERVIVRPVEGKSDINAVILTLGLFIVLHSAAALIFGSDYKSFPAAFGVRGITVGGTSLAITPFGIFTILAVFAVMLLLLVLFQKTDIGLQMRASAFNPEVARLLGVRVSTMLTLGWALAALVGSLSGLLIAGGNLVHPGYMDSVVVFGFVAAVIGGLDSPFGAVAGGMIIGLSLSLVSGYLGSGLVSFAALVILVLVLLVRPGGLFSHTSERKV, translated from the coding sequence GTGCAACAGTTCGTCACAACCATCCTCAACGGCATCACCATGGGTGCCGTGTACTCGGCGTTCGCGCTGGCACTGGTGCTCATCTGGCGCTCCACCCGTATCGTCAACTTCGCGCAGGCACCGATGGCCATGGTCACCACCTACGTCGCGATGAACCTCATCGAACGCGGGATGAACTACTGGATCGCCTTCATCGCGGCGCTGGTCGCGGGCTTCCTGCTCGGCGCGTTCGTCGAACGAGTGATCGTCCGCCCGGTCGAAGGCAAGTCCGACATCAACGCGGTGATCCTGACCCTCGGTCTGTTCATCGTGCTGCACTCGGCGGCGGCGCTCATCTTCGGCAGCGACTACAAGTCCTTCCCGGCGGCCTTCGGAGTCCGCGGCATCACCGTGGGCGGCACGAGCCTGGCGATCACCCCGTTCGGCATCTTCACCATCCTCGCGGTGTTCGCGGTGATGCTGTTGCTGCTCGTGCTCTTCCAGAAGACCGACATCGGTCTGCAGATGCGCGCCTCCGCGTTCAACCCCGAGGTGGCCCGCCTGCTCGGCGTCCGGGTGAGCACGATGCTGACGCTCGGCTGGGCGCTCGCCGCACTGGTCGGTTCACTGTCCGGCCTGCTGATCGCGGGAGGCAACCTGGTGCACCCCGGCTACATGGACTCGGTCGTCGTCTTCGGCTTCGTGGCGGCTGTGATCGGCGGCCTCGACAGTCCGTTCGGCGCCGTCGCCGGCGGCATGATCATCGGGCTCAGCCTCAGCCTCGTCTCCGGATACCTCGGCTCCGGGCTGGTCTCCTTCGCCGCCCTCGTCATCCTGGTCCTGGTCCTGCTGGTGCGGCCCGGCGGCTTGTTCTCCCACACCTCCGAGCGGAAGGTCTGA
- a CDS encoding ABC transporter ATP-binding protein translates to MLEVSELSASYGPVKALQGVSFEVPDRTITAVLGANGAGKTTLLRTVSGLIRPQSGTVTLDGADITHAAPERMSRLGLTHVPEGRGVITELTVTENLRLGELGRARNGDPVSMDRVWEMFPKLADRRSAFAGTLSGGERQMLVIARALMATPKVLLLDEPSLGLAPRIVAQIFDLVRTLVDEQGLSVLLVEQNARSALSIADLGVVLNLGKVVTTQEAHALAADEGLRHAYLGF, encoded by the coding sequence GTGCTTGAGGTCTCGGAACTCTCTGCCTCCTACGGACCGGTGAAGGCCCTGCAGGGCGTCTCCTTCGAGGTGCCCGACCGCACGATCACCGCCGTGCTGGGCGCCAACGGCGCCGGCAAGACCACACTGCTGCGCACCGTGTCCGGCCTGATCCGTCCACAGTCCGGCACGGTGACCCTCGACGGCGCTGACATCACGCACGCGGCACCCGAACGCATGTCCCGCCTCGGCCTCACCCACGTCCCCGAGGGCCGCGGAGTGATCACCGAACTCACCGTGACCGAGAATCTCCGGCTGGGTGAACTGGGACGCGCCAGGAACGGTGACCCCGTCTCCATGGATCGCGTCTGGGAGATGTTCCCCAAGCTCGCCGACCGGCGCTCGGCCTTCGCCGGGACGCTGTCCGGTGGCGAGCGCCAGATGCTGGTCATCGCGCGAGCGCTGATGGCCACCCCGAAGGTGCTGCTGCTGGACGAACCCTCGCTCGGCCTTGCGCCGCGCATCGTGGCGCAGATCTTCGACCTGGTGCGCACGCTCGTCGACGAACAAGGCCTGTCGGTCCTGTTGGTCGAGCAGAACGCGCGCAGCGCGCTGTCCATTGCCGACCTCGGCGTCGTCCTCAACCTCGGCAAGGTCGTCACGACCCAGGAGGCGCACGCTCTCGCGGCGGACGAGGGTCTACGCCACGCCTACCTCGGGTTCTGA
- a CDS encoding ABC transporter ATP-binding protein: MSAFAPDGAPDRAALASPTTMLTLQDITVRFGGIVALDSVGLEVRPSEVHGVIGPNGAGKTTLFNVACGFVQPSSGTITWKGEQLNGLRPHHLARHGIARTLQGLGLFDGISVLENVMVGADRHGRAGFWSGLLAIPRSTGDEKALRERSLDVLCELDIEGYADRSPASLPYPIRKRVALARALVSEPELLLLDEPASGLSESEMAELGDIILGLSDRVSVMLVEHHMDLVMRVCSRITVLDFGRVIARGTPDEVREDPAVLAAYLGNEVTHDDGGIDDDADDRDPNRSLDRDDANGDRRA; this comes from the coding sequence GTGAGCGCATTTGCACCAGACGGTGCACCAGACCGCGCAGCCCTCGCCTCGCCCACGACCATGCTCACGCTGCAGGACATCACCGTTCGCTTCGGCGGCATCGTCGCGCTCGACAGCGTCGGTCTCGAGGTCCGTCCGAGCGAGGTCCACGGCGTGATCGGTCCGAACGGCGCCGGCAAGACCACGTTGTTCAACGTCGCCTGCGGCTTCGTGCAACCGTCCTCCGGCACGATCACCTGGAAGGGCGAACAGCTCAACGGCCTGCGGCCCCACCACCTGGCCCGCCACGGCATCGCCCGCACCCTGCAGGGTCTCGGCTTGTTCGACGGCATCAGCGTGCTTGAAAACGTGATGGTCGGAGCCGACCGTCACGGCCGGGCCGGATTCTGGTCGGGTCTGCTGGCGATCCCGCGCAGCACCGGCGACGAGAAGGCACTGCGCGAGCGCAGCCTCGACGTGCTGTGTGAACTCGACATCGAGGGATACGCCGACCGCTCACCGGCCAGCCTCCCCTACCCGATCCGCAAGCGTGTCGCCCTGGCACGCGCCCTGGTCAGCGAGCCGGAGTTGCTGTTGCTGGACGAGCCGGCGTCCGGCCTGTCCGAGTCGGAGATGGCCGAGCTCGGCGACATCATCCTCGGGCTGTCCGACCGGGTGTCGGTGATGCTCGTGGAGCACCACATGGATCTGGTCATGCGGGTGTGCAGCCGGATCACCGTGCTCGACTTCGGCCGGGTCATCGCTCGCGGCACACCGGACGAGGTCCGGGAGGACCCTGCCGTCCTCGCCGCCTACCTCGGCAACGAGGTGACCCACGACGACGGTGGGATCGACGACGACGCCGACGACCGCGACCCGAACCGTTCCCTCGACCGTGACGACGCGAACGGAGACCGACGTGCTTGA
- a CDS encoding PucR family transcriptional regulator → MAAPTESSLSTSRHEIPAAQREAIRRAWASMLDDAEIIADAITLELFGRDEAYYQQVTSELREEVRTSTRRHVRAGLLTMAGLAAPDDRAIHVWRETGRRRAQQGVPLEQVLNAYSYGARALWETVLLQGSGNVREVSAQTLILMGQQLWSALDVQNATACESYRREEALLQRRDLQRQLTVLDGLVQGRGSEPDFASEARQVLSVGIDEDLLAISCINDDEADQPTRWAEERLEQIGVQSHWLQLGAQTVGLIDLAGRDPAQVIDHLQVAARGRAAVALCSDGLQGFAVARQLASRAASSLPGGSREVVDVRDRLPEVLLTGSPEATVLLVQETLGRLNQQPDSTRRMLLETLGALLRHGGSPTHAAQELFCHRNTVIYRLKQIENLTGRSLTQPRDRLMLSLAIIALRAGGDGESAPSSVGA, encoded by the coding sequence ATGGCCGCGCCCACCGAGTCGAGTCTGTCGACCTCCCGGCACGAGATTCCCGCCGCCCAGCGGGAGGCGATCCGACGTGCGTGGGCGAGCATGCTCGACGACGCCGAGATCATCGCGGACGCGATCACTCTCGAACTGTTCGGGCGCGACGAGGCCTACTACCAGCAGGTGACCAGCGAACTGCGTGAGGAGGTTCGCACCAGCACCCGCCGCCACGTCCGGGCCGGATTGCTCACGATGGCCGGCCTGGCAGCCCCGGACGATCGCGCGATCCACGTCTGGCGCGAAACCGGGCGCCGGCGCGCACAACAGGGCGTGCCACTGGAACAAGTGTTGAACGCCTACAGCTACGGCGCGAGAGCCCTGTGGGAGACCGTGCTGCTGCAGGGTTCGGGCAACGTGCGCGAGGTGAGCGCGCAGACGCTCATCCTGATGGGACAACAGTTGTGGAGCGCGCTCGACGTGCAGAACGCAACCGCCTGCGAGTCCTACCGTCGCGAGGAAGCGCTGCTACAACGGCGGGACCTGCAACGCCAGCTCACCGTGCTGGACGGGCTGGTCCAGGGACGTGGGTCCGAGCCTGACTTCGCCTCGGAGGCCCGTCAGGTACTGAGCGTCGGTATCGACGAGGACCTGCTCGCGATCAGCTGCATCAACGACGACGAGGCCGATCAGCCCACCCGGTGGGCCGAGGAACGCCTGGAGCAGATCGGGGTCCAGTCGCACTGGCTCCAACTCGGCGCGCAGACCGTGGGGCTGATCGACCTCGCCGGTCGTGACCCGGCGCAGGTCATCGACCATCTCCAAGTTGCGGCGCGGGGACGGGCCGCCGTCGCGCTGTGCAGCGACGGTCTGCAGGGTTTCGCGGTCGCGCGACAGCTGGCCTCGCGGGCCGCGTCCTCGCTGCCCGGTGGCAGTCGCGAGGTGGTCGACGTCCGGGATCGTCTGCCGGAGGTTCTGCTCACCGGTAGCCCGGAGGCAACCGTGCTCCTGGTCCAGGAGACGCTCGGACGTCTGAACCAGCAGCCCGACTCGACGCGCCGGATGCTGCTGGAAACCCTCGGTGCGTTGCTGCGGCACGGGGGCTCACCGACCCACGCCGCCCAGGAACTGTTCTGTCACCGCAACACCGTCATCTACCGCCTCAAGCAGATCGAGAACCTCACCGGGCGCTCGCTGACGCAGCCGCGGGATCGGCTGATGCTGTCGCTGGCCATCATCGCCTTGCGCGCCGGAGGAGACGGGGAGAGCGCGCCGTCGTCCGTCGGCGCCTGA
- a CDS encoding YebC/PmpR family DNA-binding transcriptional regulator, whose product MSGHSKWATTKHKKAAIDAKRGKLFAKLIKNIEVAARQGGGDPAGNPTLYDAIQKAKKSSVPNDNIDRAVKRGSGAEAGAAEYMSLMYEGYAPGGVALLIECLTDNKNRAVAEVRTALQKNGGSMADSGSVAFQFHRKGVVIVPKGDNTEDDLLEIVLDAGAEEINDHGESFEIVSEAGDFVAVREALQAAGVDYDSAESSWLPTVEVPLDKEGAKKMFRVIEALEDSDDVQNVFANGDVSDEVLAELDAED is encoded by the coding sequence ATGAGCGGTCACTCCAAATGGGCGACGACCAAGCACAAGAAGGCTGCGATCGACGCCAAGCGGGGCAAGCTCTTCGCAAAGCTCATCAAGAACATCGAGGTGGCCGCGCGTCAGGGCGGCGGTGACCCCGCCGGTAACCCCACGCTGTACGACGCCATCCAGAAGGCCAAGAAGTCGTCGGTGCCCAACGACAACATCGACCGCGCCGTCAAGCGTGGTTCGGGCGCCGAGGCGGGCGCCGCCGAGTACATGAGCCTGATGTACGAGGGTTACGCACCCGGCGGAGTCGCGCTGCTCATCGAGTGCCTGACCGACAACAAGAACCGCGCCGTGGCTGAGGTGCGTACCGCGCTGCAGAAGAACGGCGGCTCGATGGCCGACTCCGGCTCGGTCGCCTTCCAGTTCCATCGCAAGGGTGTCGTCATCGTCCCGAAGGGCGACAACACCGAGGACGACCTGCTCGAGATCGTGCTCGACGCCGGCGCCGAGGAGATCAACGACCACGGCGAATCGTTCGAGATCGTCTCCGAGGCAGGCGATTTCGTTGCCGTGCGTGAGGCGCTGCAAGCGGCCGGTGTCGACTATGACTCCGCCGAGTCGTCCTGGCTGCCGACCGTCGAGGTGCCGCTCGACAAGGAAGGCGCCAAGAAGATGTTCCGCGTCATCGAGGCGCTCGAGGACTCCGACGACGTGCAGAACGTGTTCGCCAACGGTGACGTGTCGGACGAGGTGCTCGCCGAACTCGACGCCGAGGACTGA
- the ruvC gene encoding crossover junction endodeoxyribonuclease RuvC, with translation MRVLGVDPGLTRCGIGVVDGGIGQPVRLVGVGVIRTPVGDDPAERLLTLQTELDQWLSDYEPDVVAVERVFAKANIKGIMGTAQASAVPMLAAARRGLPLVMHTPSEVKASVTGNGRADKAQVTSMVTRILRLEVAPKPADAADALALAICHVWRGGAQARIANAAAAQRNSRPKEAPLVRASNRYAR, from the coding sequence GTGCGTGTACTCGGCGTCGACCCGGGGCTGACCCGGTGCGGCATCGGAGTGGTCGACGGCGGCATCGGGCAACCGGTGCGGCTCGTGGGCGTCGGCGTGATCCGTACGCCCGTCGGCGACGACCCGGCCGAGCGACTGCTCACCCTGCAGACCGAACTCGACCAGTGGTTGTCCGACTACGAACCGGACGTGGTCGCGGTCGAGCGGGTCTTCGCCAAGGCGAACATCAAAGGGATCATGGGCACCGCGCAGGCGTCCGCCGTGCCGATGCTCGCCGCCGCGCGTCGCGGGTTGCCGTTGGTGATGCACACGCCCAGTGAGGTGAAGGCGTCCGTCACCGGCAACGGCCGGGCCGACAAGGCCCAGGTCACTTCGATGGTGACCCGTATCCTGCGGCTCGAGGTCGCGCCCAAACCGGCGGACGCCGCTGACGCACTCGCTCTCGCGATCTGCCATGTCTGGCGCGGGGGTGCGCAGGCACGCATTGCGAACGCCGCTGCTGCACAACGAAACTCACGACCGAAAGAGGCTCCGTTGGTCCGGGCGTCAAACAGGTACGCACGATGA
- the ruvA gene encoding Holliday junction branch migration protein RuvA, translating into MISSIRGSVLSAGLDNVVVEVGGVGMLVHTTPAHAASARAGTEATFFTTLVVREDSLTFYGFGDDSERKLFELVQTVSGVGPRLALAMLAVHAPDALRGAIAGGDVPTLMKVPGIGKKGAERIVLELKDKVGALTGGGSSSLPQPQVPAADETQQQVVDALVGLGWSTKQAQDAVAKVTKADDAPTDVSQLLRVTLRSLGR; encoded by the coding sequence ATGATTTCTTCCATCCGCGGCAGCGTGTTGAGTGCCGGTCTCGACAATGTCGTCGTCGAGGTCGGGGGAGTGGGCATGCTCGTTCACACCACGCCCGCGCATGCAGCGTCAGCGCGCGCCGGCACCGAAGCGACCTTCTTCACCACGCTGGTCGTGCGCGAGGACTCCCTGACGTTCTACGGGTTCGGCGACGACTCCGAACGCAAGCTGTTCGAACTGGTCCAGACCGTCAGCGGGGTCGGTCCCCGGCTCGCACTGGCGATGCTCGCCGTGCACGCACCGGATGCCCTACGCGGGGCGATCGCCGGTGGGGATGTGCCCACGCTGATGAAGGTGCCCGGTATCGGCAAGAAGGGCGCCGAGCGCATCGTGCTGGAACTCAAGGACAAGGTCGGTGCCCTCACCGGCGGCGGGTCTTCCTCGTTGCCGCAGCCGCAGGTGCCTGCCGCCGACGAGACGCAACAACAGGTCGTCGATGCGCTCGTCGGCCTCGGCTGGTCGACCAAACAGGCGCAGGACGCCGTCGCCAAGGTCACCAAGGCCGACGACGCCCCCACGGATGTCTCGCAACTGCTGCGAGTGACCCTTCGTAGCCTGGGCCGATGA
- the ruvB gene encoding Holliday junction branch migration DNA helicase RuvB: protein MSEYDDSSYEAGARIVDPGVAPDERHFEAALRPRRLAEFPGQPRVSEQLGLVLAAAKRRGTTPDHVLLSGPPGLGKTSLAMIIAAELEQPIRITSGPAIQHAGDLAAILSSLAEGEVLFLDEIHRMARAAEEMLYLAMEDFRVDVIVGKGPGATAIPLELPPFTVVGATTRAGLLPAPLRDRFGFTGHLDFYTPEDLAAILHRSAGLLGVDATRQGIAEIAGRSRGTPRIANRLLRRVRDYAQIHGSEVVDQPSAMAALKLFDVDEKGLDRLDRGVLETLCKRFGGGPVGLTTLAVAVGEEPDTVETVAEPYLVREGYLLRTPRGRAATAQAWAHLGLTPPKDAGTWATQLSLPEGEGRFSD from the coding sequence ATGAGCGAGTACGACGACTCCTCCTACGAGGCCGGCGCCCGCATCGTCGACCCCGGCGTCGCACCCGATGAACGCCACTTCGAGGCGGCACTGCGTCCGAGGCGGTTGGCGGAGTTCCCCGGCCAGCCACGGGTCAGCGAGCAACTCGGACTCGTGCTCGCGGCGGCGAAGCGTCGTGGCACGACGCCCGACCACGTCCTGCTGTCCGGTCCGCCCGGCCTCGGCAAGACCAGCCTGGCGATGATCATCGCCGCCGAACTCGAGCAGCCGATCCGCATCACCAGCGGCCCCGCCATCCAGCACGCCGGTGACCTGGCGGCGATCCTGTCCTCGCTGGCCGAGGGCGAGGTGCTCTTCCTCGACGAGATCCACCGTATGGCCCGTGCGGCCGAGGAGATGTTGTACCTGGCGATGGAGGACTTCCGCGTCGATGTCATCGTCGGTAAGGGCCCTGGCGCAACGGCGATCCCGCTCGAACTGCCGCCGTTCACGGTGGTCGGTGCGACCACCCGGGCCGGTCTGCTGCCGGCCCCGTTGCGAGACCGCTTCGGCTTCACCGGACACCTGGACTTCTACACACCCGAGGATCTCGCGGCCATCCTGCACCGCAGTGCCGGTCTGCTCGGGGTCGACGCCACCCGGCAGGGCATCGCCGAGATCGCCGGACGCTCCCGCGGCACACCCCGTATCGCCAACCGGTTGCTGCGGCGGGTGCGCGACTATGCGCAGATCCATGGCAGCGAGGTCGTCGATCAACCGTCCGCCATGGCTGCGTTGAAGCTGTTCGACGTCGACGAGAAGGGCCTTGACCGGCTCGACCGCGGCGTCCTGGAGACGTTGTGCAAGCGGTTCGGCGGGGGACCGGTCGGGCTCACGACCCTCGCGGTGGCCGTCGGCGAGGAACCCGACACCGTCGAGACGGTCGCCGAGCCGTACCTGGTGCGTGAGGGATATCTGTTGCGCACACCGCGCGGACGTGCCGCGACGGCGCAGGCGTGGGCGCACCTCGGGCTGACGCCGCCCAAGGATGCCGGAACGTGGGCGACGCAGTTGTCGTTGCCTGAGGGTGAAGGTCGTTTCTCGGACTGA
- the yajC gene encoding preprotein translocase subunit YajC: MHALVAETGTQNSGGMVLLLLPLALLAVMFWFSRRRQKQFAQAQSQITVGDEVTTTSGLYGRLVAMDDQTATLEVADGVQLRFDRRAVVPRSMVIEATPESNDKKA, encoded by the coding sequence ATGCACGCACTCGTCGCCGAGACCGGCACTCAGAACTCGGGCGGCATGGTCTTGTTGCTGCTGCCGCTGGCGCTGCTCGCCGTGATGTTCTGGTTCAGCCGTCGCCGGCAGAAGCAGTTCGCGCAGGCGCAGTCGCAGATCACGGTAGGCGACGAAGTCACCACCACGTCCGGCCTGTACGGCCGTCTGGTCGCCATGGACGACCAGACCGCAACGCTCGAGGTCGCCGACGGTGTCCAACTTCGTTTCGACCGCCGGGCGGTCGTGCCGCGCAGCATGGTCATTGAGGCGACCCCCGAATCCAACGACAAGAAGGCCTGA
- the secD gene encoding protein translocase subunit SecD: MATRATRARRAPASKPKRTLILLFLIIAALFGGIAATTVWAKPAGQWTPKLGLDLEGGRQVVLEPVLGRGQQVSSGQVNQAVNIIRQRVDGTGVAEAEVSTLGDRSIVVAIPGNPSKEILDSLAQSSKLTIRPVIATTPPVADAAATAKPSTSSAPSTPSGSPSTAPAKPSTSAPAKPSTSAPAASTSANAPFPEAYAKAAPSTPAPSTPATSKPATSKPATTSKTAATTPAAPADPVPAQPTLPGAEDAGIPATPSDPQWGAKPVADIWVTNGLAKKGTTYQQLMSQFSCRNTDPKKGPTAAKFREISAQAPEDEPSVACAKDGNEVLLMGPVEVDGSTITDASFGQRTNQQGIATGEVAVNLEFNEEGKKAFGDMTRRLSSLKQDQNRSAINVDGVVISAPGTNGPIVDGRAEISGGFTSDSAKTLADQLKFGALPFSFKELTSDQISPQLGTDQLQKGLIAGAIGLLLVVLYSLFQYRALGLVTVASLIVAGLLTYGAVTFLGYANNFRLTMAGITGLIVAIGITADSFIVYFERVRDEVRSGRPLRAAVETGWARARRTILISDAMNFIAAAVLYVLSESSVKAFAFTLGVTTLIDLLVVVMFTHPVLSLLARTKFFGDGHKWSGFDPERLGAKGATYAGRGRVTIADRKAAAAEGGML, from the coding sequence GTGGCAACCCGTGCAACCCGTGCTCGTCGTGCACCGGCTTCCAAACCGAAGCGCACGCTGATCCTGCTCTTCTTGATCATCGCCGCGCTCTTCGGCGGCATCGCGGCGACCACCGTCTGGGCCAAGCCGGCCGGACAATGGACCCCGAAGCTCGGCCTCGATCTCGAAGGTGGCCGCCAGGTCGTCCTCGAGCCGGTGCTCGGACGCGGCCAGCAGGTCAGTTCGGGCCAGGTGAACCAGGCGGTGAACATCATCCGCCAGCGCGTCGACGGCACGGGCGTCGCCGAGGCGGAGGTCAGCACCCTGGGTGACCGCAGCATCGTGGTGGCGATCCCGGGCAACCCGTCCAAGGAGATCCTCGACTCTCTCGCGCAGTCCTCCAAGCTGACGATCCGTCCGGTCATCGCCACGACCCCGCCGGTGGCGGATGCCGCTGCAACGGCGAAGCCGTCGACCAGCAGCGCGCCCTCGACTCCGTCCGGCTCGCCCTCGACCGCTCCGGCCAAGCCGAGCACGAGCGCTCCGGCCAAGCCGAGCACCTCTGCACCGGCAGCATCGACCTCTGCGAACGCTCCGTTCCCCGAGGCGTACGCCAAGGCCGCACCGAGCACTCCGGCGCCGAGCACTCCTGCGACCTCCAAGCCTGCGACCTCCAAGCCTGCGACCACGTCGAAGACCGCCGCGACTACGCCCGCTGCTCCGGCCGACCCGGTTCCCGCGCAGCCGACGCTGCCCGGTGCCGAAGACGCCGGTATTCCGGCCACGCCCAGCGACCCGCAGTGGGGCGCCAAGCCGGTCGCCGACATCTGGGTGACCAACGGGCTGGCCAAGAAGGGCACTACTTACCAGCAGTTGATGTCGCAGTTCAGCTGCCGCAACACCGACCCGAAGAAGGGCCCCACCGCGGCGAAGTTCCGTGAGATCTCCGCGCAGGCGCCCGAGGACGAGCCCTCCGTCGCGTGTGCCAAGGACGGCAACGAGGTTCTGCTGATGGGTCCGGTCGAGGTGGACGGTTCCACCATCACCGACGCTTCCTTCGGCCAGCGCACCAACCAGCAGGGCATCGCCACCGGTGAGGTCGCGGTCAACCTGGAGTTCAACGAAGAGGGCAAGAAGGCCTTCGGCGACATGACCCGTCGTCTGTCCTCCCTGAAGCAGGACCAGAACCGCTCCGCGATCAACGTCGACGGGGTCGTCATCTCCGCTCCCGGTACGAACGGCCCGATCGTCGACGGCCGCGCCGAGATCAGCGGAGGCTTCACCTCCGACAGCGCGAAGACCCTCGCCGATCAACTCAAGTTCGGCGCGCTGCCGTTCAGCTTCAAGGAACTCACCTCCGACCAGATCAGCCCGCAGCTGGGCACCGACCAGTTGCAGAAGGGACTCATCGCCGGCGCGATCGGTCTGCTCCTGGTGGTCCTCTACTCGCTGTTCCAGTACCGCGCGCTCGGCCTGGTGACCGTGGCCTCGCTGATCGTGGCCGGTCTGCTCACCTACGGTGCGGTCACCTTCCTGGGCTACGCGAACAACTTCCGTCTGACCATGGCCGGCATCACCGGCCTCATCGTCGCGATCGGTATCACCGCCGACTCCTTCATCGTCTACTTCGAACGAGTCAGGGACGAAGTCAGATCCGGAAGACCATTGCGTGCCGCCGTCGAGACGGGTTGGGCCCGTGCCCGCCGCACGATCCTGATCTCCGACGCGATGAACTTCATCGCCGCCGCGGTGCTGTACGTGTTGTCCGAATCCAGCGTGAAGGCGTTCGCGTTCACCCTCGGTGTCACAACCCTGATCGACCTGCTGGTCGTCGTGATGTTCACCCACCCGGTGCTGTCGCTGCTGGCCCGCACCAAGTTCTTCGGCGACGGACACAAGTGGTCCGGCTTCGACCCCGAGCGCCTGGGCGCCAAGGGTGCGACCTACGCCGGGCGCGGACGCGTCACGATCGCCGATCGCAAGGCCGCTGCGGCCGAAGGAGGAATGCTCTGA